The genomic stretch TTGACTGAGGGCCTGGGCCAATCCAGTCATCTCCGACGTGCGAATGGAAGACCCTGCGCCGACGAAGCCCCCTACGCTCGGATGTCGACGCCAGCGTCGACCGCGCGGAGGATAGAAGGCAACAGGGGAACGACGCTGCCGCGACGACCAAGTGCCAGATGACCGTGCGCCGATTCATCACTGGATGACCTCGTCCGCCCGGAGCAGGAGCGACGGCGGAATCGTCAGGCCCAGCGCCTTGGCGGTCTTCAAGTTGATGACGAGCTCGAACCTGGTGGGTTGTTCCATCGGTAAGTCGCCCGGTCGGGCGCCCTTGAGGATCTTGTCGACATAGATCGCGGCGCGGCGAAAGAGGTCAGGCAGATTGGTACCGTACGACATCAGCCCGCCGGCGTCCACGCCCTCCCGAACGGGCCACATGGAGGCCAGTCCGTTCCGTGCTGCGAGATCGTTGAGACGTTGGCGGTGACTGACGAAGAGGGTCTCACCCAGGACGACGAATCCCTTCGCGCGCCCCTGCTTCATCGTGGCAAACGCCTGGTCGAAGTCCTCCACACCGCGGAGGCCCGTCGGAACTAACGCCACCCCCAGTTTCCGGGCGGCCTCCTCGCTGGCTCCTAGATAGATCAAGTTGATGCGAGACGTGGTGTTGAAGAGAATTGCGATACGCGACCCCTGAGGTAAGACCTCCCTGAGCAGGTCCAGGTTCTTCCCGTAGATCTCCGGACCAGGCACGATGGTCAGTCCCGTGATGTTACCGCCCGGACGGGCGAGGCTCTTGACGAGTCCAGCGCCGATCGGATCC from Candidatus Methylomirabilota bacterium encodes the following:
- a CDS encoding ABC transporter substrate-binding protein yields the protein MDRREFVGALGLAVLAAPVAAQAQPAQKVYRVGVPWQGSRERVIYLIQALDHGLREHGYVEGRNLSIEHRFADLKRERVPALAAELAELNVDVFVVGVDRTAVAVKQVTTKIPIVMANAEDPIGAGLVKSLARPGGNITGLTIVPGPEIYGKNLDLLREVLPQGSRIAILFNTTSRINLIYLGASEEAARKLGVALVPTGLRGVEDFDQAFATMKQGRAKGFVVLGETLFVSHRQRLNDLAARNGLASMWPVREGVDAGGLMSYGTNLPDLFRRAAIYVDKILKGARPGDLPMEQPTRFELVINLKTAKALGLTIPPSLLLRADEVIQ